In Thermodesulfobacteriota bacterium, a single genomic region encodes these proteins:
- a CDS encoding alkaline phosphatase family protein, which produces MSNKLFDRFMICHISALDSRRINKKHTPFLADSFNGYPSVTIETIPEVDLDPTIMTGVYPHTHKMWQVRLKDASGPGFGPTLTDGVPEVLTSTFQCLVHLFTGSFDLAGVPSWRRRRFEISKTRFMKRSVRGFLRLNGIDTYLNVVGEKDCSFIYNERFDELFSVLTSLSPLKHKLQLVQIHSLDTLQHWNLDNPNYIQTSYGEIDRFVKELHNQCRKNGITLMVLSDHGQEPVKRSINILKLLRKMGIPKHEYTYYIEAPKARFWFHSDRARETILEKLSSIQNSTLLSYRDLHKYNVRFEEESFGEYYLIAEPGYIYFPNDFYHPLANIFLGVTDRQQRSRLSSPQYRGYHGYLPHNESEKGFMILLDDCYKASKKAVKIIDVAPTVLRLLGYEKPDYMIGNCVFYI; this is translated from the coding sequence ATGAGTAATAAATTATTCGATCGATTTATGATATGTCACATAAGTGCTCTTGATTCTAGGAGAATCAATAAAAAGCATACCCCTTTCTTGGCGGATTCGTTCAATGGATATCCGTCGGTGACAATAGAGACGATTCCTGAGGTTGACTTGGATCCAACCATTATGACTGGCGTATATCCACATACGCATAAAATGTGGCAGGTCCGCTTAAAGGATGCGTCGGGGCCTGGCTTCGGGCCGACATTAACAGACGGGGTACCTGAAGTATTAACGTCCACATTTCAATGCCTCGTCCACCTTTTCACCGGTTCATTTGATTTGGCTGGTGTTCCCAGTTGGCGGCGTAGGCGATTTGAAATAAGTAAAACAAGGTTCATGAAGAGGAGTGTAAGGGGGTTTCTGAGGCTAAATGGAATAGACACATATCTTAATGTAGTTGGTGAGAAAGACTGCAGCTTTATATATAATGAGAGGTTCGATGAATTATTTTCGGTATTGACAAGTCTTTCTCCTTTGAAGCACAAGCTCCAATTAGTGCAGATACATTCCTTAGACACCTTGCAACATTGGAATTTGGATAATCCGAATTACATTCAGACTTCCTATGGGGAGATTGATCGCTTTGTCAAAGAGCTTCATAATCAGTGCAGGAAGAATGGTATCACTCTTATGGTCTTATCCGATCATGGTCAGGAACCCGTTAAACGTAGCATTAATATACTCAAATTATTGAGAAAAATGGGGATACCTAAGCATGAGTATACCTATTATATCGAGGCTCCTAAGGCGAGGTTCTGGTTTCATTCGGATCGTGCTCGTGAGACTATTCTTGAGAAGCTCTCGTCTATACAGAATTCTACGCTTTTATCATATCGGGACCTCCATAAATATAATGTCAGATTCGAGGAGGAGAGTTTTGGCGAATACTATCTCATTGCAGAGCCCGGTTATATCTATTTCCCAAATGATTTTTACCATCCCTTGGCAAATATATTTTTAGGAGTTACAGACAGGCAACAACGAAGCCGTCTCTCTAGCCCGCAATATCGTGGCTACCATGGTTACCTGCCACATAATGAGTCTGAAAAAGGGTTCATGATTCTTTTGGATGACTGTTATAAAGCCTCGAAAAAAGCGGTGAAGATTATAGATGTCGCGCCAACTGTGTTACGGTTGCTGGGATACGAAAAGCCGGATTATATGATAGGTAATTGTGTGTTTTATATTTAA
- a CDS encoding lysylphosphatidylglycerol synthase transmembrane domain-containing protein: MIRKRILWTGLRAFIAFGILYYLFRKVPISHVIGTLASANSNYLFSSLLVTILISLLVSYRLKFLAENQGIPVTTLQAFEINTAALFYRLFLPGGNIAAGVIRFYKLSSPNRKMTEALAALAFDRIIATIALCIVGISFWFIHFPSNSGYIALGMSFVLTGLILVNFVVFFDRSSILLKKLSELLDLTLLSSAISRLVTIINCFRRLSSNSIAFILTLSLTSQVLGVVVYYLLALALNIEISFFAMGWIRCAVVLITMIPISISGLGVREGSLLLLLKPYGVDNDESLAFSFLIFIITVVMIGVIGGLLEGLRFLLKDV; encoded by the coding sequence ATGATAAGAAAAAGGATATTGTGGACTGGACTTAGGGCATTTATTGCTTTTGGCATCCTCTATTATCTTTTTAGAAAAGTTCCTATTTCTCATGTCATAGGCACCCTTGCCAGCGCGAATTCAAACTACCTTTTTTCGTCTCTGCTAGTAACAATTCTGATAAGCCTGCTTGTTTCATACCGTTTGAAGTTTTTAGCAGAAAATCAGGGTATCCCAGTAACTACTTTACAAGCGTTCGAGATTAATACGGCGGCATTATTCTATAGACTATTTTTGCCAGGGGGTAATATAGCCGCAGGAGTCATTCGCTTTTATAAATTGTCATCACCGAATAGGAAAATGACGGAAGCCTTAGCCGCGCTCGCTTTCGATCGGATAATTGCAACAATCGCCCTGTGTATCGTGGGTATAAGCTTCTGGTTCATTCATTTTCCTTCTAATTCGGGCTATATTGCTCTGGGCATGAGTTTTGTTTTGACGGGATTGATCCTGGTAAATTTCGTTGTGTTTTTTGACAGAAGTTCAATTTTATTGAAAAAACTGTCGGAATTATTGGACCTAACTTTACTTTCGTCGGCTATATCGAGGCTTGTGACCATAATAAATTGTTTTAGGAGATTATCTTCAAATTCTATTGCCTTTATATTAACGCTATCTTTAACTTCACAGGTTCTCGGAGTAGTCGTTTACTATCTGTTGGCATTAGCGTTGAATATTGAGATTTCATTCTTTGCAATGGGCTGGATAAGGTGTGCGGTAGTTTTGATCACAATGATACCAATATCAATATCTGGGCTGGGAGTAAGAGAAGGGTCGCTGCTCCTGCTATTAAAGCCCTATGGTGTAGATAATGATGAATCCCTGGCTTTCTCGTTTCTAATATTTATCATAACAGTTGTGATGATAGGGGTAATTGGTGGACTACTAGAAGGTTTAAGATTTCTTCTAAAGGATGTTTGA
- a CDS encoding glycosyltransferase family 39 protein, translating to MGKLNIDVNLIHWLLLNLIIMLGAFLRFYDLGGESYWYDEIIMLRVAQDNICTIVEGGRPPIYIILAHFWIKLFGTEEVATRSLSAILGVASIPLIYLLGKELFDRKVGLIAAFLMAISQFQIYYSQDFRYYSLFVLMTLFSFLFFILALRVRSVTYFVCYVISSILMFYTHTFGVFIIVAQAIYFILKSRNYGQLVALWFLSQVLILLALLPRIINYLFKVNTGNIGPRWLPDPPYWTPLITLQNYVGAGLDYPSWQTLTIGFLFFFFGILLFALWKGKDRWVESVGRLSRDISDLSTKRDELLLIGLWLLVPILLPFILSKILRPMYHYRYTIAASPALYLFLALAIAKFRKVIPELISVGLILIVIAPGLHEFYVAPVREQWREAAKYVEDNSTIDDVIIFADAGKDQNRATFNWYYRGALSECGINKHLKDYAAIDKEFVKCMKDTGRFWFVVREVPSPAHYLTEFFLSNTKRNLKLIRERRFTKITVYLFQMM from the coding sequence ATGGGGAAATTAAATATTGATGTAAATCTGATTCACTGGTTATTGCTAAACCTGATCATAATGCTGGGTGCTTTTTTAAGATTCTATGATTTGGGAGGCGAGAGTTACTGGTATGACGAAATAATAATGCTGCGCGTGGCCCAAGATAATATCTGTACAATTGTCGAAGGTGGTCGCCCTCCTATATATATAATTCTGGCTCATTTCTGGATTAAGCTCTTTGGGACTGAAGAGGTTGCAACGAGGTCACTATCAGCGATATTGGGTGTGGCATCTATTCCTCTAATTTATTTGCTAGGTAAGGAGTTGTTCGACAGGAAAGTGGGTTTGATCGCCGCTTTTCTCATGGCGATATCGCAGTTCCAGATATATTATTCCCAAGATTTCAGGTATTACAGTCTTTTCGTACTAATGACTCTTTTTTCGTTTTTATTCTTTATACTCGCTTTAAGAGTAAGATCGGTTACTTATTTCGTATGTTATGTGATTTCAAGCATTTTGATGTTCTACACACATACCTTCGGTGTATTTATCATTGTGGCACAAGCTATTTATTTTATTTTAAAATCCAGGAATTACGGGCAATTGGTGGCACTATGGTTTTTGAGCCAAGTTTTAATACTCTTAGCCTTACTGCCTCGCATTATAAATTACCTATTTAAGGTAAACACTGGCAACATTGGCCCCAGATGGTTGCCAGATCCGCCGTATTGGACTCCTTTGATCACCTTGCAAAATTATGTTGGTGCCGGACTCGATTATCCTAGCTGGCAGACCCTTACGATAGGATTTTTGTTTTTCTTTTTCGGGATTTTGTTATTTGCTTTATGGAAGGGAAAGGATCGATGGGTCGAGTCGGTTGGAAGGCTCTCAAGAGATATAAGCGATCTTTCAACCAAACGCGACGAGTTACTGTTAATTGGTTTGTGGTTGTTGGTGCCGATATTATTGCCGTTTATATTATCGAAGATTTTACGTCCAATGTATCATTATCGATATACTATAGCTGCATCACCCGCACTGTATTTGTTCTTAGCTTTAGCCATTGCGAAATTTCGAAAGGTTATTCCTGAATTGATTTCGGTAGGCCTCATTTTAATCGTTATTGCGCCCGGATTGCATGAATTTTATGTTGCACCGGTTAGGGAGCAATGGCGTGAAGCGGCAAAATATGTAGAGGATAATTCGACAATTGATGATGTAATAATATTTGCTGATGCCGGGAAAGACCAGAATCGTGCTACTTTTAATTGGTATTATAGGGGGGCTCTGTCAGAATGTGGCATTAACAAGCACCTAAAGGACTATGCAGCTATCGATAAGGAGTTTGTGAAATGTATGAAAGACACTGGCCGGTTTTGGTTTGTGGTACGAGAGGTGCCAAGCCCGGCCCACTATTTGACTGAATTCTTCTTAAGCAACACGAAAAGAAACCTAAAGCTGATAAGGGAACGAAGGTTTACGAAAATTACAGTCTACTTATTTCAGATGATGTGA
- a CDS encoding SAM-dependent methyltransferase — translation MNPRNDNFLNQMPSPGSFRDRSGFVFLRDYQIYRQVNKDYADNYEAFMGSGLYNELVKKRSLIEHEEVSIGYALSDDAYKIIKPRLIPFISYPYEWCFSQYKGAALLTLDIQRTAFDYGMSLKDASAYNIQFIDCEPVLIDTLSFEKYKEGEPWIAYRQFCQHFLGPLALICYKDVRLSQLMKVFIDGFPLDLVSSLLPFRTKTKFSLISHIHLHSKAQKMFSDKGFNDKKRTISRIGIISIIDSLKSAVQSLTWDPEKTVWSDYYDKTNYTERGFAHKREIVSMYLDELREAKSLWDFGSNVGEFSRIAARKGLQTISFDADPQVVEENYLKATREGEKNLLPLLCDLTNPSPDIGWENKERSSLLKRGPADTVLALAVIHHLAIANNVPLSNLAKFFSSICKALIIEFIPKSDTRVQKLLSTRQDIFKDYNQECFEYEFKNYFSVLDSVLVKDSERSIYLMRKLKPL, via the coding sequence ATGAATCCACGAAATGATAATTTTTTAAATCAGATGCCTTCACCTGGTTCTTTTCGAGATAGAAGCGGTTTTGTCTTTCTTCGTGATTATCAGATATATAGGCAAGTCAATAAAGATTACGCCGACAATTATGAGGCATTTATGGGCTCCGGGCTGTATAATGAGCTTGTTAAAAAACGTTCTTTAATTGAGCATGAAGAGGTGTCCATTGGTTATGCTCTCTCGGATGATGCCTATAAGATTATAAAACCACGTTTGATACCTTTTATTTCTTATCCTTACGAATGGTGTTTCAGTCAATACAAAGGCGCGGCACTTTTGACTTTAGACATTCAAAGAACCGCATTTGATTACGGTATGTCCCTTAAGGATGCAAGCGCATACAACATTCAATTTATTGATTGTGAACCTGTGCTAATTGATACGCTTTCTTTCGAAAAATATAAGGAGGGTGAACCCTGGATTGCCTATAGACAGTTCTGTCAGCATTTTCTCGGCCCCCTCGCGCTTATTTGCTACAAGGACGTTCGCCTCAGCCAATTGATGAAAGTGTTTATCGATGGTTTCCCACTCGATCTTGTAAGTAGTCTCCTTCCTTTCAGAACAAAGACGAAGTTTTCTCTAATTTCTCATATACATCTTCACTCAAAGGCTCAGAAGATGTTTTCCGATAAAGGGTTTAATGATAAAAAAAGAACGATTAGCAGGATTGGCATTATTAGCATAATAGATAGCCTAAAATCAGCGGTTCAAAGTCTGACCTGGGATCCTGAAAAAACAGTGTGGTCGGACTATTATGATAAGACGAATTACACGGAGCGGGGCTTTGCACACAAGAGAGAAATTGTCTCGATGTATTTAGATGAATTAAGAGAGGCGAAGAGTTTATGGGATTTTGGTTCAAATGTTGGAGAATTTTCACGGATAGCTGCGAGGAAGGGATTGCAGACGATCTCCTTTGATGCTGATCCTCAAGTGGTTGAGGAGAATTATCTTAAAGCAACCAGGGAAGGTGAAAAAAATCTTCTCCCTCTTTTATGTGATTTAACAAATCCGAGTCCTGATATAGGTTGGGAAAATAAAGAACGTTCATCACTTTTAAAAAGGGGACCCGCTGACACTGTCCTGGCATTGGCGGTGATACACCATCTCGCCATAGCTAATAACGTACCGTTGTCTAATCTGGCAAAATTTTTCAGTAGCATTTGCAAAGCTTTAATTATTGAGTTTATACCAAAGTCCGACACAAGGGTTCAAAAACTTCTTTCAACTAGGCAGGATATTTTTAAAGACTACAATCAGGAATGTTTTGAATATGAATTCAAAAACTATTTTTCGGTCCTTGATTCTGTGCTTGTAAAGGATTCAGAAAGATCGATTTATTTGATGAGGAAACTCAAGCCTTTGTAA
- a CDS encoding sulfatase-like hydrolase/transferase — protein sequence MISTFAIKYFEYSPLDKREVIFDESIKFDFSSDKNIILILLDEVQSDVFDEIISESPYFKEKFSGFVYYPDTVAGFPFTETSVPNILTGTYYDNSVPFREYIEKAYLGNSIPKVLKEKDFQVDLIPTFYDDTLLKSHTIASNLTKKGQITNFSQGLSNSLHLIDIALFRNAPQLLKRHVINDNKWFLTELLPSDKSKLSHLNWWSGDKNFYGEISNINSSVRVPVFKFFHLKGCHAPYNLNARGEYVPSTDTRETYKNFLVFNLKRLVSFLDELKSKGIYDRSLIYIFGDHGAGRYEELKINTELIENHGYINRTTIPHKIKARAIPLFMTKTFSSTGELKISSEPVSLAEIPQMVFKDLNIKLDHAGGGFLNDGSATQHTRKYFFWNHPYTDPLYEYSIKEDGWLDTSWSGPNRVYTKNGSYEKDFSAIFEKSNSNNYRIESSGPLENYEFESSGRGSYSIKIKKANRRSNYFLSLILDNNIELDDLEINVYVDKRIIKKIKIKKNSHISETSIFGVHIPRTYLLKGDLNINISYSGDASSSIVNPFEAIHLFKLKKT from the coding sequence TTGATTTCCACTTTTGCGATCAAGTATTTTGAATACTCCCCTTTAGATAAGAGGGAAGTCATTTTTGATGAGTCAATTAAATTCGACTTTTCTTCGGATAAGAATATTATTTTGATCCTTCTTGATGAGGTGCAATCGGATGTTTTTGATGAGATCATATCCGAAAGTCCATACTTTAAGGAAAAATTTAGTGGATTCGTTTATTACCCGGATACGGTTGCTGGTTTCCCATTTACTGAAACGTCTGTACCAAACATATTGACCGGTACATACTATGATAACTCAGTCCCATTCCGCGAGTATATAGAAAAAGCTTATCTCGGAAATTCAATTCCAAAGGTATTAAAGGAAAAGGATTTTCAGGTTGACTTAATTCCGACCTTTTACGATGACACTCTTCTTAAGAGTCACACCATTGCTTCTAACCTTACTAAAAAAGGTCAGATTACAAATTTTAGTCAAGGTCTGAGCAATAGTCTTCATTTAATCGATATTGCACTTTTCCGCAATGCGCCTCAGTTATTAAAAAGGCATGTAATTAACGATAATAAATGGTTTCTAACGGAACTGTTGCCAAGTGATAAATCTAAATTAAGCCATTTAAACTGGTGGTCTGGGGACAAGAATTTCTATGGTGAAATTTCTAATATCAATAGTTCCGTGAGGGTGCCCGTGTTCAAGTTCTTTCATCTCAAAGGATGCCATGCACCATATAATTTAAACGCGCGGGGAGAGTATGTACCTTCCACAGACACCCGTGAAACTTATAAGAACTTTTTAGTATTTAATCTTAAAAGACTGGTTTCATTCTTGGATGAATTAAAATCAAAAGGAATATATGATCGGTCTTTAATTTATATCTTTGGTGACCACGGTGCAGGCAGGTATGAGGAGCTAAAAATCAATACTGAACTGATAGAAAATCATGGATATATTAATAGAACTACTATACCACACAAAATCAAGGCGAGAGCAATTCCCCTCTTCATGACTAAAACTTTTTCTTCTACCGGAGAATTAAAAATTTCAAGTGAGCCGGTATCTCTTGCCGAGATACCCCAAATGGTTTTTAAAGATCTTAATATTAAGCTAGATCATGCAGGTGGGGGATTTTTAAACGATGGATCTGCCACGCAACATACTCGTAAGTATTTTTTCTGGAATCACCCATATACTGATCCTCTATATGAGTATAGTATTAAAGAGGATGGATGGTTAGACACTTCATGGAGTGGCCCCAATAGAGTTTATACGAAAAATGGTTCGTATGAAAAGGATTTTTCCGCTATATTTGAGAAAAGCAATTCAAACAATTATAGGATAGAATCTTCTGGACCATTAGAGAACTACGAATTCGAATCGTCGGGAAGAGGGAGTTATTCGATCAAAATTAAAAAGGCTAATCGAAGATCAAACTATTTTTTGAGTCTTATACTTGATAATAATATTGAATTAGACGATCTTGAAATTAACGTTTATGTTGACAAGAGGATAATAAAGAAGATAAAGATAAAGAAAAATTCCCATATCTCTGAAACTTCAATTTTCGGCGTGCACATTCCCAGGACATATTTATTGAAAGGAGATTTAAATATAAATATCTCGTACAGCGGAGATGCCTCTTCAAGTATCGTTAACCCTTTCGAGGCTATACATCTATTTAAGCTTAAGAAGACTTAG